The Gemmata palustris genome includes a region encoding these proteins:
- a CDS encoding DNA modification methylase, with protein MMDVVMRPVGSIKPYENNPRANDSAVGAVAASLREYGWRQPLVVDESDVIIVGHTRYKAALQLGLTEVPVHVARGLTSEQARAYRLADNQTATLATWDDDRLAQELVALQSADYDVSLTGFPEDELLRLLTAPPAESTGDPDDVPEPPAEPVTRPGDLWLLGRHRLLCGDATKPEDLARLLPDGPADTLLTDPPYNVAYAGKTADALTIANDDMTAEQYRAFLASALGTALRHLSPGGAFYVWHADLAGLDVRLACSTAGLTVRQCLVWVKSALVLGRQDYQWRHEPCLYGWADGAPHTWLSDRAQTTVLEFDKPAKNADHPTSKPVALFEYLINNSCPSGGVVLDPFAGSGTTLVAAEQTGRTAALVELDPRYCDVIVSRFESVTGKAAERVAA; from the coding sequence ATGATGGACGTGGTGATGCGGCCGGTCGGCTCGATCAAGCCCTACGAGAACAACCCACGCGCCAACGACAGCGCGGTCGGGGCGGTCGCCGCGTCACTGCGCGAGTACGGGTGGCGGCAGCCGTTGGTTGTGGACGAATCCGATGTCATTATCGTGGGCCACACCCGGTACAAGGCCGCGCTCCAGCTCGGGCTCACCGAGGTGCCCGTGCACGTGGCCCGCGGGCTCACCTCCGAGCAGGCCCGCGCGTACCGGCTCGCGGACAATCAAACGGCCACGCTCGCGACCTGGGACGACGACCGGCTCGCCCAAGAGCTCGTCGCGTTACAGAGCGCCGATTACGACGTGTCGCTCACCGGGTTCCCCGAGGACGAACTGCTCCGGCTCCTCACCGCACCGCCCGCCGAATCCACCGGCGATCCCGACGACGTGCCCGAGCCGCCCGCCGAGCCCGTCACCCGGCCCGGGGACCTGTGGCTCCTCGGGCGCCACCGCCTGCTGTGCGGCGACGCCACCAAGCCCGAGGACCTGGCCCGGCTCCTGCCCGACGGACCGGCCGACACGCTGCTCACGGACCCGCCGTACAACGTCGCGTACGCGGGCAAGACCGCCGACGCGCTCACGATCGCCAACGACGACATGACCGCGGAGCAGTACCGCGCGTTCCTGGCGTCCGCGCTGGGTACCGCGCTGCGCCACCTGAGCCCGGGCGGCGCGTTCTACGTGTGGCACGCGGACCTCGCCGGGCTCGACGTGCGACTCGCGTGCTCCACCGCGGGGCTCACCGTGCGCCAGTGCCTCGTGTGGGTGAAGTCCGCCCTCGTGCTCGGGAGACAGGACTACCAGTGGCGCCACGAGCCGTGCCTGTACGGGTGGGCCGATGGGGCGCCGCATACGTGGCTCTCCGACCGCGCCCAGACCACCGTGCTCGAGTTCGACAAGCCGGCGAAGAACGCGGACCACCCGACCTCCAAGCCCGTGGCCCTGTTCGAGTACCTGATCAACAACTCGTGCCCGAGCGGGGGCGTGGTGCTCGACCCGTTCGCCGGCAGCGGGACCACGCTCGTCGCGGCCGAACAAACCGGGCGCACCGCGGCCCTGGTCGAGCTGGACCCGCGGTACTGTGACGTGATCGTCTCTCGGTTCGAGTCCGTGACAGGGAAGGCCGCCGAGCGAGTCGCGGCGTAA
- a CDS encoding Ig-like domain-containing protein: protein MTTTLDTGIGSLRQAILDANNTPGADLITFDVGGGGGQVIAPLSALPAISDAVLLDGWSQPGFASAPLIEIRGGNAGLNVSGLTITGANSTVRGIVINQFSGAGVVISGAGATNNVLSGNYIGTNALGTTAASNGGDGVLVSGGATATRIGTNGDGTNDLAERNVISGNVGRGVQVVDDGTDRTVVAGNYIGTNALGQSAVPNALEGVVIHFGPDDTRIGTNGDGVGDQSERNVISGNAIQGLTIARVGTDRTVVAGNYIGTNALGQSAVPNGANGVWLFGGAVGTRIGTDGNGIGDTDERNVISGNSHTGIWLPDFVGLSSTSGTVIAGNYIGTNASGTAALGNSGVAGILVDAGPDGTRIGTNGDGVGDTAERNLISGNLGHGVWINGTGTTGTIVAGNYVGTNASGTAAIGNGLVGVAVYLGAKNTRIGTNGDGVEDAAERNLISGNAREGVYVGDVGTDGTVVAGNYIGTNATGTAALGNGLAGVRVTYGAAGTRIGTNGDGVGDTAERNLISGNGWEGVAVTDSATDGTVVAGNYIGTNAAGTAAVANTFAGVAVYLGAKNTRIGTNGDGVGDTAERNLISGNARQGVYVGDVGTDGTVVAGNYIGTDATGTAALGNQDWGVWVAGASRTRIGLPSISGGNLISGNRGGVAIGAGTGTSVQANLIGLNASGTGVVGNVLQGVFVYDGSTGTLIGGATAAARNVVSGNADNGVWIIGAGVTGTKVQGNYIGTNATGTAALGNGHRGIDVVAPQTVVGADGDGIGDATEGNVISGNAQYGVWVVGASAAGAVVAGNYIGTNAAGTAALGNGLAGVLVSDGATNARIGTNGDGVGDAAERNVISGNGAAGVQVTGTSRTVIAGNYIGTNAAGDAAVANVGDAGVLINGASSDTRIGTNGDGVGDTAERNLISGNSQEGIQIEAAGTDRTIVAGNYIGTNAAGTAAVANRLGGVWIRGGAKNTRIGTNGDGVGDGAERNLISGNISVGIQIDSAGTTNTVVAGNYIGTNASGTAAVANTTYGVYVLSGATNTRIGTNGDGVGDGAERNLISGNSIYGIYVPNTTGVVVAGNYIGTNVSGDTAVANTFGGVSIGGTGNTVGGVGSGAGNLISGNGSGGIYLSGTGHSVQGNFVGTNATGSGALANTGNGINVTGTGQLIGGSSAAARNLISGNSGAGVAVSGAGSSNNVIAGNYIGTNAAGTAALSNTGNAGVLVTDGAVDTRIGTNGDGIGDVAERNLISGNTQEGIQVQGSGTLRTVIAGNYIGTSSTGTSAIANGVVTSGLGYSGILITNGASNTRVGTDGNGSGDAAERNLISGNYFAGVEITGAATADTVIAGNFIGTTFDGGAALGNRFEGIRVTAGPDRTRIGTDGNGSGDAAERNVIAGSTSAGGILIDNLGTDSTRVAGNYIGVNTAGTAILRNNGNGVLVRDRAAGTLIGTDLNGVSDDLERNVISGNALGVQVSNGASGTTIRGNYMGTNAAGTAALPNDDDAVFMNGAAGVTIGGSSPAARNLASGNNGDGFEYFNSTGVVIEGNYIGTDVTGTAKIGNRFYGIRVPESSDGVIRGNVISGNGTLGIELFGSNTRNTLVVGNYIGTNAAGTAALANGGHGVWIRNGAANNTIGGAGTGNLIAGNTGDSIHIQDTDSSGNVILGNSIGTNAAGTAVLANGGTGVYIGGGAANNTVGGVGAGNLIGGHSYAGVFIQDPGANGNRVLGNAIGTDWTGTALFSNSFGVILNTTGNQIGGTEPGEGNIISRNGVGVLVYGGSKNSIRGNSIFANYSLGIDLYPGAFGVTPNDSQDTDTGPNGLQNFPILSAQVGATTRVFGTLNSAPNTTFVLDFYASSAADPSGYGEGQRFLGSATVTTDSEGNGSFDLTLSVPTGADELVTATATDPNGNTSEFSAVANRPPSVSIGGPYSVTEGQSLALNATATDPDGNALSFQWDVDGDGDFDENVTGASPTLTYAQLIGLGLGDGPLSRNVTVRVSDGTTTTSATTALTVTNVAPRVATISGAQSISEGQSVTVSGTFSDPALGVQTETFTGTALWSDGTSTALVISGDTFTTSRSFADDVPGGLTVTVTISDDDGGSGFAVSGTVSVANRAPDAVSDTARVDEDQVAGVIIDVLSNDSDPAGALDPRTVIAVSNPAHGTATLNPNGTISYAPNPNYSGTDSFTYTISDGDGGFDTATVTVTVNPVNDSPTVTGGTYTVAENQPLGTLVGSVFGADVDAGDALIYAITGGNETGAFAIDSNGRITVAKPGALDFEVNPTFHLTVTVTDAADATASALVVINLSNVNTVTKFDVQNGASQRSYVRYVSATIESAVEATVLLAPGRVRLVKRDLSGSGTGTLVSPSAYTLSVSGSVLTLDFGLQGLGGNRNSNAGDGYYTLELDLSGDGTFGTARSFYRLFGDANGDRKVDAADSAFVLAAYGQLGPNLEGDVNGDGAVNALDRTYVLRANGAALGAGLRLDD, encoded by the coding sequence GTGACGACAACACTCGATACGGGAATCGGCTCCCTCCGTCAGGCAATTTTGGATGCGAATAATACACCCGGTGCGGACCTTATCACGTTCGATGTCGGGGGAGGGGGGGGGCAGGTGATCGCCCCGCTGAGCGCGCTCCCGGCGATTTCGGACGCCGTTCTCCTGGACGGGTGGTCACAACCCGGCTTCGCCAGCGCGCCTTTGATCGAAATACGTGGGGGCAACGCGGGCCTCAATGTCTCGGGGTTGACTATTACGGGGGCCAATAGCACGGTCCGCGGGATTGTCATCAACCAGTTCTCCGGGGCCGGGGTCGTCATTAGTGGGGCCGGCGCGACCAATAACGTGCTCTCCGGAAACTACATCGGTACCAATGCTCTCGGAACGACGGCTGCTTCCAATGGGGGCGATGGGGTGCTAGTCAGCGGTGGAGCGACCGCTACTCGAATCGGCACGAACGGGGACGGTACTAATGATTTGGCCGAGCGCAATGTCATCTCCGGGAACGTCGGCCGTGGGGTACAAGTAGTTGATGATGGGACGGACCGAACCGTCGTGGCCGGGAACTACATCGGCACCAACGCGCTGGGCCAATCGGCCGTTCCAAACGCGCTTGAAGGTGTCGTCATTCACTTCGGGCCGGACGATACCCGGATCGGGACCAATGGGGACGGCGTTGGGGATCAATCTGAGCGTAATGTCATTAGTGGCAACGCGATCCAGGGACTTACTATAGCGCGAGTCGGAACGGATCGAACCGTCGTGGCCGGGAACTACATCGGCACCAACGCGTTGGGCCAATCGGCCGTTCCGAATGGTGCAAACGGTGTATGGTTATTCGGCGGTGCAGTCGGGACACGAATCGGGACCGATGGTAACGGGATTGGAGATACGGACGAGCGCAATGTCATTTCTGGCAACTCACATACAGGTATTTGGTTACCGGATTTCGTTGGCCTCTCGTCGACCAGTGGGACGGTAATCGCCGGGAACTACATCGGGACCAATGCCTCCGGAACTGCAGCTCTGGGGAACAGTGGGGTCGCTGGGATTCTGGTGGATGCCGGGCCGGACGGCACGCGGATCGGTACGAACGGGGACGGGGTCGGGGACACCGCGGAGCGCAACCTCATCTCCGGGAACCTGGGCCACGGGGTCTGGATCAACGGAACCGGTACAACTGGCACGATAGTGGCCGGGAACTACGTCGGGACCAATGCCTCCGGAACTGCCGCCATCGGGAACGGATTGGTCGGAGTGGCAGTGTATCTCGGGGCCAAGAACACGCGGATCGGTACGAACGGGGACGGGGTCGAGGACGCCGCGGAACGTAACCTCATCTCGGGAAACGCGCGCGAGGGGGTCTACGTTGGTGACGTGGGCACCGACGGCACGGTAGTGGCGGGGAACTACATCGGGACCAACGCGACCGGCACCGCAGCCCTCGGAAACGGACTCGCCGGTGTGCGGGTCACCTACGGTGCCGCGGGCACGCGGATCGGTACGAACGGGGACGGGGTCGGGGACACTGCCGAGCGCAACCTCATCTCCGGGAACGGGTGGGAGGGCGTGGCGGTAACTGATTCGGCCACCGACGGCACGGTAGTGGCGGGAAACTACATCGGGACCAATGCCGCCGGCACCGCGGCCGTTGCCAATACCTTTGCCGGAGTGGCAGTGTATCTCGGGGCCAAGAACACGCGGATCGGTACGAACGGGGACGGCGTTGGGGATACCGCGGAACGCAACCTCATCTCTGGGAACGCGCGTCAAGGGGTCTATGTTGGTGACGTGGGCACCGATGGCACGGTAGTGGCGGGGAATTACATCGGGACCGACGCCACCGGCACCGCGGCCCTCGGAAACCAGGATTGGGGAGTGTGGGTCGCGGGTGCTTCAAGGACACGGATCGGGCTGCCAAGCATAAGTGGCGGGAATCTCATCTCTGGGAATCGCGGTGGGGTGGCGATTGGCGCGGGGACGGGCACCTCGGTTCAAGCGAATCTCATCGGGTTGAACGCGAGCGGCACCGGGGTCGTGGGGAACGTGCTCCAAGGGGTGTTCGTCTACGACGGGTCCACGGGTACCCTTATCGGTGGTGCGACTGCAGCGGCCCGGAACGTGGTGTCCGGCAACGCGGACAACGGCGTATGGATTATCGGTGCCGGTGTCACCGGGACCAAGGTGCAGGGGAACTACATTGGGACCAACGCGACCGGCACCGCGGCCCTCGGGAACGGGCACCGGGGCATCGACGTCGTAGCCCCGCAGACCGTCGTTGGAGCGGACGGGGACGGGATCGGGGATGCGACCGAGGGCAACGTCATTTCCGGGAACGCGCAGTACGGTGTGTGGGTGGTCGGAGCGAGCGCCGCCGGGGCCGTGGTGGCGGGGAACTACATCGGGACCAACGCTGCCGGCACCGCGGCCCTCGGGAACGGACTCGCCGGTGTGCTTGTTAGTGACGGGGCGACCAACGCGCGGATCGGTACGAACGGGGACGGGGTCGGGGACGCGGCGGAGCGCAACGTCATCTCCGGGAACGGGGCGGCCGGGGTACAGGTCACCGGAACGAGTAGGACCGTGATCGCGGGGAACTACATCGGGACCAACGCCGCCGGAGATGCCGCTGTCGCGAACGTCGGAGATGCCGGGGTTCTAATTAACGGGGCATCGAGCGACACGCGGATCGGAACGAACGGGGACGGGGTCGGGGATACGGCGGAGCGCAACCTCATCTCCGGGAACTCGCAAGAGGGTATCCAGATCGAAGCGGCTGGGACGGACCGCACGATCGTGGCCGGGAACTACATCGGAACGAACGCGGCCGGAACTGCGGCCGTCGCGAACAGGCTCGGCGGGGTTTGGATTCGGGGTGGGGCCAAGAACACGCGGATCGGAACGAACGGGGACGGGGTCGGGGACGGCGCGGAGCGCAACCTCATCTCCGGGAACATTTCTGTGGGCATCCAGATCGACAGCGCCGGAACGACCAACACTGTGGTCGCGGGGAACTACATCGGAACCAATGCCTCCGGAACTGCTGCCGTCGCGAACACGACTTACGGCGTATACGTTCTGAGCGGGGCGACGAATACGCGGATCGGTACGAACGGGGACGGGGTCGGGGACGGCGCGGAGCGCAACCTCATCTCCGGGAACTCTATTTATGGCATTTACGTCCCCAATACGACGGGGGTCGTCGTCGCAGGGAATTACATCGGAACCAACGTCTCCGGGGACACCGCAGTCGCCAACACCTTCGGCGGAGTCTCGATCGGGGGCACCGGGAACACCGTGGGGGGAGTGGGGAGCGGGGCCGGCAACCTGATTTCCGGGAACGGCTCGGGGGGGATTTATCTCAGCGGTACGGGCCACTCGGTTCAGGGCAATTTTGTCGGAACGAATGCTACGGGTTCCGGTGCCCTTGCCAATACCGGGAACGGCATCAACGTGACGGGGACCGGGCAACTGATCGGGGGCTCGTCCGCCGCTGCCCGAAACCTGATCTCGGGCAACTCGGGTGCCGGGGTCGCGGTGAGCGGGGCCGGATCGAGTAACAACGTGATCGCGGGGAACTACATCGGGACCAACGCGGCCGGCACCGCCGCGCTGTCCAACACCGGAAACGCCGGCGTGCTCGTAACGGACGGAGCGGTGGATACGCGGATCGGTACGAACGGGGACGGGATCGGGGACGTGGCGGAGCGGAATCTGATCTCCGGGAACACTCAAGAAGGTATTCAAGTTCAGGGGAGCGGTACCCTTCGCACGGTGATCGCGGGGAACTACATCGGCACCAGTTCCACTGGGACCAGCGCTATTGCAAACGGTGTAGTGACGAGTGGGCTCGGGTACTCTGGCATCCTGATTACGAACGGGGCATCGAACACTCGGGTCGGAACGGACGGGAACGGGTCCGGTGACGCGGCGGAGCGGAACCTGATCTCCGGGAACTATTTCGCAGGCGTCGAGATCACCGGGGCCGCAACCGCTGATACCGTTATTGCCGGAAACTTCATCGGAACCACTTTCGACGGGGGGGCTGCTCTCGGGAACCGGTTCGAGGGTATTCGGGTGACGGCCGGGCCGGACCGGACCCGAATCGGGACGGACGGGAACGGGTCCGGTGACGCGGCAGAGCGGAACGTGATCGCGGGCTCGACCAGTGCCGGCGGTATCCTCATCGACAACTTGGGCACCGACTCGACCCGGGTCGCCGGAAACTACATCGGGGTGAACACCGCCGGGACCGCCATCCTCCGTAACAACGGCAACGGCGTCCTGGTTCGCGATCGAGCCGCTGGCACCCTGATCGGCACCGATCTTAACGGCGTGAGTGACGATTTGGAACGGAACGTCATCTCCGGGAACGCCCTCGGGGTCCAGGTTTCTAACGGGGCCAGCGGTACCACGATCCGTGGTAATTACATGGGCACGAACGCCGCCGGCACCGCGGCCCTGCCGAACGACGACGACGCCGTGTTCATGAACGGGGCGGCGGGTGTTACGATCGGCGGATCCTCCCCGGCGGCCCGTAACCTTGCCTCCGGAAACAACGGCGACGGGTTCGAGTATTTCAACTCGACCGGAGTCGTGATCGAGGGGAACTACATTGGAACTGATGTGACCGGTACCGCTAAGATCGGGAACCGGTTCTATGGGATCCGTGTACCAGAGTCGTCGGACGGGGTGATCCGGGGGAACGTGATCTCGGGCAACGGTACTCTCGGGATCGAACTCTTCGGGTCGAACACCCGGAACACCCTCGTGGTCGGAAACTACATCGGGACGAACGCGGCCGGAACCGCGGCACTTGCAAACGGCGGGCACGGAGTCTGGATCCGAAACGGCGCCGCCAATAACACCATCGGTGGCGCCGGCACGGGAAATCTGATCGCCGGGAACACCGGTGACAGTATCCACATTCAGGACACGGATTCGAGCGGAAACGTTATTCTCGGTAACTCGATCGGTACCAACGCTGCGGGTACCGCGGTCCTGGCCAACGGTGGGACCGGGGTATACATCGGTGGGGGCGCGGCCAACAATACGGTAGGCGGGGTCGGGGCCGGCAACCTGATCGGCGGTCACAGTTACGCGGGTGTGTTCATTCAGGATCCGGGGGCCAACGGTAACCGAGTCCTGGGCAACGCGATCGGAACTGATTGGACCGGAACGGCTTTGTTCAGCAACTCGTTCGGGGTGATATTAAACACAACGGGGAACCAGATCGGTGGCACCGAACCGGGTGAGGGAAACATCATTTCCCGAAACGGGGTCGGGGTGCTCGTCTACGGTGGGTCGAAGAACTCGATCCGCGGCAATTCGATTTTCGCCAACTATAGCCTGGGCATTGATTTGTACCCCGGAGCGTTCGGGGTCACTCCGAACGACTCCCAAGACACCGACACCGGCCCGAATGGGCTTCAGAATTTCCCCATCTTGAGCGCTCAAGTGGGTGCCACAACTCGGGTGTTCGGAACCCTCAACAGCGCACCGAACACCACGTTCGTACTCGACTTCTACGCCAGCAGCGCCGCCGACCCTTCCGGGTACGGTGAGGGGCAGCGGTTCCTCGGGAGCGCAACAGTAACCACCGATTCCGAGGGGAACGGGAGCTTCGATCTCACCCTCTCGGTTCCGACCGGGGCCGACGAACTCGTTACCGCTACCGCTACGGACCCGAACGGGAACACGTCTGAGTTTTCGGCGGTCGCGAACCGCCCGCCGTCGGTCAGTATCGGGGGGCCGTATTCCGTCACCGAAGGGCAGTCACTGGCACTAAACGCAACGGCGACCGACCCAGATGGGAACGCCCTGAGTTTTCAATGGGACGTGGACGGGGACGGGGACTTTGACGAGAACGTGACCGGGGCGAGCCCGACGCTCACTTACGCGCAACTCATCGGGCTCGGGTTGGGCGACGGACCCCTATCCCGCAACGTTACCGTCCGCGTGAGCGACGGAACGACGACGACCTCGGCAACAACGGCCCTGACGGTGACCAACGTCGCACCGCGGGTCGCAACGATCAGTGGCGCGCAGTCCATCAGCGAGGGGCAGTCGGTGACCGTGTCCGGCACGTTTAGTGATCCGGCCCTCGGCGTCCAAACTGAAACCTTCACTGGAACGGCCCTGTGGAGCGATGGTACCTCCACTGCATTGGTCATTTCGGGCGACACGTTCACCACCAGTCGATCGTTTGCCGATGATGTGCCCGGAGGGCTGACGGTCACGGTTACGATCTCCGATGACGACGGCGGCAGCGGGTTCGCTGTCTCGGGTACGGTCTCTGTCGCGAACCGGGCCCCGGACGCAGTGAGTGACACGGCCCGCGTGGACGAAGACCAAGTGGCCGGCGTGATAATTGATGTGCTCTCGAACGATAGCGACCCGGCCGGCGCTCTCGATCCACGAACCGTGATCGCCGTGAGTAATCCGGCGCACGGCACGGCGACGTTGAACCCGAACGGCACGATCAGCTACGCACCAAACCCCAACTACAGTGGGACCGACTCGTTCACTTACACCATCAGTGACGGCGATGGCGGGTTCGACACGGCGACCGTCACCGTCACCGTGAACCCGGTCAACGACAGCCCGACCGTCACCGGCGGTACGTATACCGTTGCTGAGAACCAACCCCTCGGCACACTGGTCGGTTCGGTCTTCGGGGCCGACGTCGATGCCGGTGACGCTCTGATTTACGCGATCACGGGCGGGAACGAAACGGGCGCCTTTGCGATCGACTCTAACGGGCGAATCACCGTCGCGAAGCCGGGGGCACTGGACTTCGAGGTCAATCCGACCTTCCACCTGACCGTGACTGTAACTGATGCCGCGGACGCGACGGCTTCCGCGCTCGTGGTCATCAACCTCTCGAATGTGAACACAGTAACCAAGTTCGATGTGCAGAACGGGGCGTCCCAGCGTTCCTATGTCCGCTATGTGAGCGCCACGATCGAGAGCGCCGTCGAGGCGACTGTTCTATTGGCCCCCGGCCGGGTGAGATTGGTCAAGCGCGATCTTAGTGGGTCCGGTACCGGCACCCTCGTATCTCCCAGCGCCTACACCCTCTCCGTCAGCGGATCGGTCCTGACGCTCGATTTCGGGCTCCAGGGTTTGGGCGGGAACCGTAACTCGAACGCTGGCGACGGCTACTACACGTTGGAACTGGACCTGAGCGGCGACGGAACGTTCGGGACCGCCCGCTCTTTCTACCGCCTGTTCGGGGACGCCAACGGGGACCGGAAAGTGGACGCGGCCGATAGCGCGTTCGTCCTGGCCGCTTACGGACAACTCGGACCGAACCTGGAGGGCGACGTGAATGGGGACGGGGCCGTTAATGCCCTGGACCGCACCTATGTTCTTCGAGCTAACGGAGCGGCGCTCGGAGCGGGCCTCAGGCTCGATGACTGA